One Edaphobacter flagellatus genomic region harbors:
- a CDS encoding AMP-dependent synthetase/ligase, whose amino-acid sequence MFDLRTVNDVLVRATGRGDRTVVMSQDTPVSWSPISSAELYGRVRALADVLRGWGVGKGDRVALLSENRWEWAVTDFAVLAIGGVDVPLYPTLTPEQVGYMLRDSGAKVAVVSSAEQYAKVAAAGELPALEHVVVMDAGEFAGTESFAALIKDAPAKQQRDAAFDVMVKAVRPEDLATIIYTSGTTGEPKGVMLTHGNLASNLNYSTGPLGLGDQDVCISFLPLSHVTARHLDYALLCHGTQLAYCAKFDQIPEAMKVVKPTIFVSVPRLYEKIRQAVEMKSSASPVKSRILKWAFGVGKAHRAETVAGKEPSGLSSKLAKKLVFGKIAEAFGGRVRIFIAGGAPLGMDTAGWFADAGIVILEGYGLTETSPVIALNYPKAYRMGTVGKALENVQCRFAEDGELEVKGPSIFVGYWNKEKETQEAFTEDGWFKTGDIGNRDADGFLSITDRKKELLKTSGGKFVAPQPIENRLKANTLVGQAAMVGDKHKFVSVLISPNLAALKGWAKAQGVTTEDPAALVKDPKVIKVYQEIVDSVNKNLAHFESIKRVCVVPEEWSVEDGTMTPSLKLKRRVVGERYAGEIAKFYADEATSKG is encoded by the coding sequence ATGTTTGATCTGCGTACGGTAAATGATGTTTTGGTACGGGCTACGGGGCGTGGCGACCGTACGGTGGTGATGTCGCAGGATACGCCGGTGAGCTGGTCGCCGATCTCGTCGGCGGAGTTGTATGGACGCGTGCGCGCGTTGGCGGATGTGCTTCGCGGTTGGGGCGTCGGCAAGGGCGACCGCGTGGCGCTGCTTTCGGAGAATCGATGGGAGTGGGCGGTGACGGACTTTGCCGTGCTGGCGATCGGCGGGGTAGATGTCCCGTTGTATCCGACGCTGACGCCGGAGCAGGTGGGATACATGCTTCGGGATTCGGGCGCGAAGGTGGCGGTGGTTTCTTCTGCGGAACAGTATGCGAAGGTGGCGGCTGCGGGCGAGTTGCCGGCGCTGGAACATGTGGTGGTGATGGATGCGGGCGAGTTTGCGGGTACAGAAAGCTTTGCTGCGCTGATCAAGGATGCTCCGGCAAAGCAGCAGAGGGATGCTGCGTTCGACGTGATGGTGAAGGCGGTGCGTCCGGAAGATCTGGCGACGATTATCTACACGTCGGGGACGACGGGCGAGCCGAAGGGCGTGATGCTGACGCATGGGAATCTGGCGAGCAATCTGAACTACTCGACGGGGCCGCTGGGGCTGGGCGATCAGGATGTGTGCATCTCATTTCTGCCATTGTCGCATGTGACGGCGCGGCATCTGGACTATGCGCTGCTGTGTCATGGCACACAGCTGGCGTACTGCGCGAAGTTCGATCAGATTCCTGAGGCGATGAAGGTGGTAAAGCCGACGATCTTTGTGTCGGTGCCGCGGCTGTACGAAAAGATACGGCAGGCGGTGGAGATGAAGTCGTCTGCGTCGCCGGTGAAGAGCAGGATTCTGAAGTGGGCGTTTGGAGTCGGGAAGGCACACAGGGCCGAGACGGTGGCAGGCAAGGAGCCGAGTGGGCTGAGCTCGAAGCTGGCGAAGAAGCTGGTCTTTGGCAAGATTGCCGAGGCATTTGGCGGTCGGGTGCGGATCTTTATTGCGGGTGGCGCTCCGCTGGGTATGGATACGGCGGGCTGGTTTGCGGATGCGGGAATCGTGATTCTTGAGGGGTATGGGCTGACGGAGACCTCGCCGGTCATTGCGCTGAATTATCCGAAGGCGTACAGGATGGGGACGGTGGGCAAGGCGCTCGAGAATGTGCAGTGCCGGTTCGCTGAAGATGGCGAACTGGAGGTGAAGGGGCCTTCGATCTTTGTGGGGTACTGGAACAAGGAGAAGGAGACGCAGGAGGCCTTCACGGAGGACGGATGGTTTAAGACGGGAGACATCGGCAATCGGGATGCGGATGGATTTTTGTCGATTACGGATCGCAAAAAGGAGCTGCTGAAGACGAGCGGCGGAAAATTTGTTGCTCCGCAGCCGATTGAGAACAGGCTGAAGGCGAATACGCTGGTGGGTCAGGCGGCGATGGTGGGCGACAAACACAAGTTTGTGAGTGTGCTGATCTCTCCGAATCTGGCGGCGCTGAAGGGATGGGCGAAGGCGCAGGGCGTGACGACGGAGGATCCGGCGGCGCTGGTGAAAGACCCGAAGGTGATCAAGGTCTATCAGGAGATTGTGGATAGCGTAAACAAGAACCTGGCTCACTTCGAGAGCATCAAGCGGGTGTGTGTGGTGCCGGAGGAGTGGAGTGTCGAGGATGGCACGATGACTCCAAGCCTGAAGCTGAAGCGACGCGTGGTGGGTGAGCGATACGCGGGCGAGATCGCGAAGTTCTATGCAGATGAGGCGACGTCGAAGGGATAA